CGCCTGCGAGTACGTGGCCGAGGACGGCGAGGACCCGTACATGGACCTGCGCCTGTGGGTCAACGGCGAGCTCGTGCTCTCCGCCACGGACCAGCAGCCGCTGCCGGACGACAGCGACCTCGACGACGACGAACGGCGACGGGTCGGCGTCGTCATGCGCCCCGGAGCGGGCACGGAGCCGGTCTCCGCCGTCTACACGAACTACGCTCTGCACAGGATCAACGTCGACGACTGACCCCGCCTCGGGCACCGCCGGTCACACGCCTCGGAACCGGGAGCGGGCAGGCCCCCAGCGAGGAGAATCATGCGCGCGATCGTGATCGAGGAGTACGGCGGCCCCGAGGTGCTGCGGCTGGCCGAGACCGAGGCACCCGTCCCGGGCCCGGGCGAGGTCCTCGTGGACGTCGGGGCCCGAGGCGTCAACTTCATCGACGTCTACCAGCGCAGCGGCGCCTACCAGGTGCCCCTCCCCTACATCCCCGGCATGGAGGCCGCCGGTGTGGTCGCCGCCCTGGGTGAGGGTGTGCGCGACTTCGAGGTGGGACAGCGGGTGGCCTGGGCGATGGCCTCGGGCGGCTACGCCGACCAGGCGGTGGTCAGCGCTTCCCTACTGCTGCCCGTGCCCGACGCCGTCAGTACCGAGCAGGCGGCCGCGCTGCCGCTCCAGGGGATGACCGCCCACTACCTCACCCACTCGGTGCACCCGGTGGCCGAGGGCGAGACCGTGCTGGTGCACGCCGCCGCGGGCGGTACCGGGCTGCTCATCACCCAGCTGGCCAAGGCGCGCGGCGCCCGGGTGATCGGCACCGTCTCCACCGAGGCCAAGGAGCACACCGCCCGGGAGGCTGGCGCCGACGAGATCATCCGCTACACCGAGACCCCGGTGGCCCCGGCCGTGCGTGAGCTCACCGGGGGCGAGGGCGTGGCGGCGGTCTACGACGGGGTCGGCCGGGCCACCTTCGACGCCAGCCTGGAGTCGTTGCGCCCGCGCGGCGTGCTGGCGCTGTTCGGCCATTCCAGCGGCGCGGTGGAGCCGGTGGACCCGCAGCGGCTCAACACCGCGGGTTCGGTGTACCTGACCCGTCCCTCGCTCGCCCACTTCGTGGCCGACCGCGAGGAGCTCCTGGGCCGGGCGGGCGACCTGTTCGAGCTGGTGGAACAGGGCCGCCTGGACGTGCGGATCGGCGGCCGCTACGAGCTCGGTGACGCCGGTCAGGCGCAGGCCGACCTGGCCTCGCGGGAGACCACCGGCAAACTGCTGCTGGTCTGAGCCCCGCCCGGAGTCCGCCGGTCTGAATACCCCGGCCTGGATACCCCGGTTGAAGCCTGACGGCGGCGGTGACGGTCCCCCCTTTTCCGCCGGGACCGCCACCGCCGCCGCTCCTCGTTCGTGCGTCGGGGATCAGTCGCTATCGCGGGGCTCGGGTGTCGACCCCATCCTGGCGCCGGCCCTGCGGACGTCGTCGCGCGCGTCGGCGACCGCGCGTTCGGCCGCCTGGGCCGCGTCCGCCGCCGCCTGCGCCGAGGCGGAGGCCTGTGCGGGGTCGGGTCCGGTGATCTGCGTCGGCCCCTCCGAAGGTTCCGCCTCGCCCTGCCGCTTGGTGGTGGAGGGCGCGCTCCGGGCTGCCTCGCCCGCGAAGGCGTGGCTCACGTTCTTGACCGCCTCGGTCAGCTCGCCCGGGATCACCCAGAAGGTGTTGCCGTCGCCCTCGGCCAGGCTCGGCAGGGTCTCCAGGTACTTGTAGGCGAGCAGCTTGGCGTCGGCGTTGTTGGCGTGCACCGCCTGGAAGACGCGTTCGATCGCCTTGGCCTCACCGTCGGCCCGAAGGATCGCCGCCTGCTGGTCACCCTGGGCCTCCAGGATGGCCTGCTGACGCGCACCTTCGGCCTTGAGGATGCGGGACTGCCGCTCACCCTCGGCGTGCAGGATGGCCGCGCGCTTGTCGCGGTCGGCCCGCATCTGCTTCTCCATCGCCTCCTTGATGGTGGGCGGCGGGTCGATCGCCTTGATCTCGACCCGGTTGATGCGGATGCCCCACTTGCCGGTGGTCTCGTCCAGGACCCCGCGCAGCCGGGTGTTGATCTC
This DNA window, taken from Nocardiopsis exhalans, encodes the following:
- a CDS encoding quinone oxidoreductase family protein, coding for MRAIVIEEYGGPEVLRLAETEAPVPGPGEVLVDVGARGVNFIDVYQRSGAYQVPLPYIPGMEAAGVVAALGEGVRDFEVGQRVAWAMASGGYADQAVVSASLLLPVPDAVSTEQAAALPLQGMTAHYLTHSVHPVAEGETVLVHAAAGGTGLLITQLAKARGARVIGTVSTEAKEHTAREAGADEIIRYTETPVAPAVRELTGGEGVAAVYDGVGRATFDASLESLRPRGVLALFGHSSGAVEPVDPQRLNTAGSVYLTRPSLAHFVADREELLGRAGDLFELVEQGRLDVRIGGRYELGDAGQAQADLASRETTGKLLLV
- a CDS encoding SPFH domain-containing protein — its product is MESAIPLIIFAVLLVAIALSAIRIVPQARAYNIERFGRYIRTFDPGLNFIIPGVDRVNTKFDLREQVFTSRPQPVITEDNLVVNIDTVLYYQITHPKAAAYEVANYIQAIDQLTVTTLRNVIGSMDLEKTLTSREEINTRLRGVLDETTGKWGIRINRVEIKAIDPPPTIKEAMEKQMRADRDKRAAILHAEGERQSRILKAEGARQQAILEAQGDQQAAILRADGEAKAIERVFQAVHANNADAKLLAYKYLETLPSLAEGDGNTFWVIPGELTEAVKNVSHAFAGEAARSAPSTTKRQGEAEPSEGPTQITGPDPAQASASAQAAADAAQAAERAVADARDDVRRAGARMGSTPEPRDSD